In the genome of Bosea sp. BIWAKO-01, the window CTCGTCGAGCACCGAGGCCATACGGGCCGGCGCCCTGCTCTCGCCAGCGGGCGAGTTCGCCTTCGTTCTCCTGCCGCTTGGTGCTGCGCTCGGGCTGCTCAACACCCAGCAGGCGGCCCTGGCGACATCGCTCGCCGCACTCTCGATGCTGATCGGGCCGGTTGCCGCCAAGCTGATCGATCTCTGGCTGAGCAGGCGCGCCGGCCCTGCGGAAACCATGGAAGAGGATTTCGAGGGTGCCGGCGGCTCCGTCATGGTCATCGGGTTTGGCCGGTTCGGACAAGTGGTGACCCAGGCGCTGCTGCTGCAGCATATCCCGGTGACGATCATCGACTCCAATGTCGAGCGCATCCGGTCGGCGTCCAAATTCGGTTTTCGTATCTATTACGGCGACGGCACGAGGCTCGACGTGCTGCGTGCTGCCGGCGCCGGGAAGGCCAAGATCATCTGCATCTGCATCGACAATCGCGAAGCGGCCTTGCGGATCGTCGAAATGGCGAGGGCCGAATTCCCCTCCGCACGGCTGCATGTGCGGGCCTATGACCGTGTCCATGCGATCGAGTTGATGAAGGCCGATGTCGACTTCCAGATGCGCGAAACCTTCGAGTCTGCGCTTGGCTTCGGGCGGGTGACGCTGGAAAGCCTTGGCCTCAGCTATGACGAAGCCAGCCTGGTCATCGACAGCGTCCGCGACCGCGACGCCCAGCGCATGGAGATCCAGTATCACGAGGGCATCGCCGCCGGCATCCAGAAGGTGCCCCGCGTCTCGCCGGAACCTCTGGTTCAGCCGAAGGCCAAGTCCAAGGCACTTACCGAGGAGACGCGCGAGGTCATCGAGGATGGCGGAGCTGAAGTTGCGGTCGGTGGCGTCGGGGAACCGGAACGGTGAACGCACCCGTCAACCCCAACCAGGCCGTCTTCGTCAGCGGCTCGACCTTTCGCCATGTCGCGGTGATGACCGCGACCGGAGCGGTCGGGCTGATGGCGATCTTCGTCGTCGACCTGCTCTCGCTGCTCTACGTCTCCTGGCTCGGCCGGCCGGCGGCGACTGCTGGCGTCGGCTTCGCGACGATCGTTCTGTTCCTGACGGTGTCGATCAATATCGGCTTCATGATCGCGGTCTCGGCGCTGACCTCCCGCACGCTTGGATCAGGAGACCGCAAGGGCGCGCGCCGGATCGCGGGCTCCGCCATGACCTTGATGGCGCTTGCCGCGATCGCGCTCACGCTGCTGGCATTGCCTTGCCTGCCCTGGCTCCTGAGGCATCTTGGTGCGCATGGCGAGGCCTATGACGTCGCCCTCTCATTCCTTTGGATCGCCCTGCCCTCCAATCTCCTGATGGCGCTCGGCATCGGATTTTCGGGCGTCCTGCGCGCCATCGGCGATGCCCGACGCGCGATGTTCGTAACGCTCGGGGGCGGGCTCGCAACTGCGGTGCTCGATCCGCTCTTCATCTTTGGCTTTGCGCTCGGCACAGACGGCGCCGCCTGGGCTACCGTGCTGTCTCGCGTCATCTTTGCCTTTGTCGGCTTCCGTGGCGCGGTGAAGATCCACGACATGGTCGGCATGCCCAGCCGGCAGGCGCTGCTGGCCGACATGCCGCGCACGCTTGCGATCGCCGGCCCGGCGATCCTGACCAATCTCTCGACACCGATCGCTAACGCGGTCTTCGCCAGCATCTTCGCGCGCTTTGGCGATGGCGCGATCGCGGCAATGGCGATCATGGATCGGCTGGTGCCGGTGGCCTTTGGCGTGATCTTCGCGCTGTCGGGCGCAGTCGGGCCGATCCTCGGCCAGAACTGGGGCGCCGGCCGTTTCGACCGGATGCGCCGCGCGCTCAGCGACTCCGTGATCTTCGCCGTGGCCTGCGTCTGCATTGCCTGGCTCGCGCTCCTGCTGCTGCGCGGCCCGATCGTCGCCGTCTTCCATGCCAGCGGGCTGACGGCGGAGCTGGTGATGTTCTTCTGCCTGATCTCCGGGCCGATGTGGATCTTCGTCGCGATACTCTTCGTCGCCAATGCCGCGTTCAACAATCTCGGCATGCCGATCCTGTCGACCCTCTTCAGCTGGGGGCGCGCAACGCTCGGGACGATGCCGATGGCCTGGGTCGGCGCATACTATGCCGGGCCGAAGGGTGCGATGGTCGGCACCGCGCTGGGCGCAGTCGTATTCGGCGTCGTCGCACTGGTCTTCGCCTATCGCGGGATCACGCGCCTGGAGCGCCAGCCCAGGGGCGCTTGAGCATCCCAGGGCGCGAGCGTCCAAGGGCCCTTGAGCCTCGCTTGCCTGCCGGCCCCGCCCTGCTATCGTCGCGAATGCAGGCGGCGGCAGACCGCGACGAAGACGGAGAGGCGCCATGATGAACCTGTTCGAGATGATGCAATCGGCCCAGAACGGGCAGGCCATGCAGAATCTGGCTCGGCAATACGGGCTCAGCCAACAGCAGACGCAAAGCGCGCTCGACGCCTTGCTGCCGGCCTTCACGATGGGGCTTCAGCGCCAGACGCAGGACCCCCGTGCCTTCGGCAATCTCGCCCAGATGATGACGGCCTCGCCCTTCGGCTCGCTCTATGACGCCGATGGCGACGGCATTCCCGACAACGCCGCGATGATGGGCAACAACGTCCTCAACCAGCTCTTCGGCTCGAAGGAGGTCAGCAATGCGCTGGCAGCCCAGGCCGCGGCGACCAGCGGTGTCGGCCAGGCGGTTCTGAAGCAGATGCTACCGGTCATCGCCTCCATGATCATGGGCGGGTTGTTCAAGTCGACCAACAATCAGGGGCTCGGCGGCATCTTCGGGCAATTCGCCGAGATGATGCAGGGCAGGATGCCGGGCCAGCAGCCTGCGCCGCAGACGCAGCAACAGACTCCAGGGAGCTCACTCGACGCGATTCTCGGGAGTCTGTTCGGGCAGGCGGCCGGCGCGCCTCCGACTCAAGGCGGCGGTCCCTTTGGCGGCGGTCCCTTCGGCGGATCTAATCCCGGCGGACCCGCCGGAGCCGACCCGATGGGCGGGCTTCTCGGCCAGATCCTGACCGGGATGCTTGGCGGTGCAGCGGCTCAGCCCCAGGCGGCGCCGTCCCCGTCACAACCGCGTGGCCAGGCCTCCAGGCCCACGGCAGAGCCGGAGCCGGAACCAGATCAGCCTGCGCCCTCGGGCGAAGCCGGGCCGGGTTCGATCGGCCTCGATGCGCTGAACCAGATGTTCGAGCATGGTCGCCAGGTGCAGGACGACCATCAGAACGCGCTGAAGTCCATTCTGGACGCGATGCTCGGCGGCGGGCAGCGTCGCTAGATCATCGGACCGGGTATCGTATCCGGCCCGATAATCTAACCTTTTGTCTTTGCATCGGCTTTGCCCCGAAAACCGCAATCCAGTTTTCGGGGCGATGCTTTAGGCACTCATCGCCCTGGACCGATCAGGCGCTGCGCCGCTGCGACCAATTGACCTCGGCGCCACGGCCTTCGGACATGGCGGCAGCGATCGCCCGGAGATCGGCGACGGTGTCGCGCGTGCGGAAGCTCGAGACGAGATCGTTGAGGCGCCGGATCTGATCGCCGAGTGCGCTGGCGGAGGCTGCGCTCTGTTCGGCCAGTGCGGCGTTCTGCTGGGTCATCTCGTCCATATGCGCGACCGACTGGCTCATCTCGTCGATTCCGTTGGCCTGCTCGGCCGAGGCCGCGGAGATTTCGGATACGGTCGCGGAGACTTTTCGCGATGCGGCCACGATCTGAACGAGCGCTTCACCCGCAGAGCGGACGAGCCCGACGCCCTGCGCCACCTCCGCTCCCGATTCCGAGATCAGCGCGCTGATACCCTTGGCGGCCTCGCCCGAGCGCTGCGCCAGCGTACGGACCTCCGAGGCGACCACGGCAAAGCCCCTGCCAGCATCGCCCGCCCGCGCCGCTTCGACCGCAGCATTCAACGCGAGCAGATTGGTCTGAAAGGCGATCTCGTCGATGACCGAGGTGATGTCGGAGATCTTTCGTGAGGCCGTCTCGATGCGTGCCATCGCAGCGACCGCATCATGGACAATTGCACCGCCCCGTTGCGCCACGCTCATTGCCTCATCGGCCAGCGAGACGGCCTGCTTCGATGCGTGCGCAGAGGCCTTGACCGAGGCGGCAAGCTCTTCCGTGGTGGCTGCAGTCTCCTCCAGCGATGACGCCTGTTCCTCGGTGCGCTTGGAGAGGTCGTCTGCGCCCATATTGATCTCGCGCGCCGCGTTGCCGACATCGGCCGCAGTCGCCTGGATGGTGGTGATCGTCATCGAGAGATGCTCCACCGCCGTATTGAAATCGTCGCGCAGCTTCTCATAGGCGGCGGCAACCTCCGCATCGATGCGGTGGCTGAGATCGCTCTTCGAGAGCAGGTCGAGGCCCTCTGCCAGCAGCCCCATGACCAGCTCCTGCTCGCGCGCGAGTTGCTCCTGCTGCTTTGCCTGCTCAGCCCGCTCGTTCTCGATCAGCAGGCGCTGCTGCTCGGAAAGGTCTCGTCCCTCGGCGCTCTCCGCCTCGAGACGCTGCACCGCGAGGCCGTTTTCCTTGAAGACCTGGACCGCACGCGCCATCGCGCCGATCTCGTCCTTGCGCGCCTGACCCTGGACCTCGACCGCGTAGTCGCCCCTGGCGAGATCATCCATGCGCGACTTCAGGGCTTCCAGCGGCCTGGTGATCGAAATCCGGGTCAACAAGGCAGCACCGCCCAGGCCAAGCAGGATGCCCAAGGCTGAGAGGCCCAGGATGACGATGCTCAGTTCGCTGGCCTCGGCATCGAGCGTTTCCGAGGTCGCCTGGGTTTCCGTCTTGATGGCTTCGTTGAGCTTGC includes:
- a CDS encoding DUF937 domain-containing protein is translated as MMNLFEMMQSAQNGQAMQNLARQYGLSQQQTQSALDALLPAFTMGLQRQTQDPRAFGNLAQMMTASPFGSLYDADGDGIPDNAAMMGNNVLNQLFGSKEVSNALAAQAAATSGVGQAVLKQMLPVIASMIMGGLFKSTNNQGLGGIFGQFAEMMQGRMPGQQPAPQTQQQTPGSSLDAILGSLFGQAAGAPPTQGGGPFGGGPFGGSNPGGPAGADPMGGLLGQILTGMLGGAAAQPQAAPSPSQPRGQASRPTAEPEPEPDQPAPSGEAGPGSIGLDALNQMFEHGRQVQDDHQNALKSILDAMLGGGQRR
- a CDS encoding methyl-accepting chemotaxis protein, coding for MSLRFQDLRLRTKIAIPLIVLGLISVATAVYAGREYARIQKAYSDLISHSATAILDSGRTTRAMTDIVRDLYKAIAYPEFMKQNATSIEDVRKAYDRAQFQLIEAKISFPQKAAEFDAMGRALSALKPQIDDIVAQAAKDEDLAALSVMSQLDRTIGEIVTAAGKLNEAIKTETQATSETLDAEASELSIVILGLSALGILLGLGGAALLTRISITRPLEALKSRMDDLARGDYAVEVQGQARKDEIGAMARAVQVFKENGLAVQRLEAESAEGRDLSEQQRLLIENERAEQAKQQEQLAREQELVMGLLAEGLDLLSKSDLSHRIDAEVAAAYEKLRDDFNTAVEHLSMTITTIQATAADVGNAAREINMGADDLSKRTEEQASSLEETAATTEELAASVKASAHASKQAVSLADEAMSVAQRGGAIVHDAVAAMARIETASRKISDITSVIDEIAFQTNLLALNAAVEAARAGDAGRGFAVVASEVRTLAQRSGEAAKGISALISESGAEVAQGVGLVRSAGEALVQIVAASRKVSATVSEISAASAEQANGIDEMSQSVAHMDEMTQQNAALAEQSAASASALGDQIRRLNDLVSSFRTRDTVADLRAIAAAMSEGRGAEVNWSQRRSA
- a CDS encoding MATE family efflux transporter, with product MNAPVNPNQAVFVSGSTFRHVAVMTATGAVGLMAIFVVDLLSLLYVSWLGRPAATAGVGFATIVLFLTVSINIGFMIAVSALTSRTLGSGDRKGARRIAGSAMTLMALAAIALTLLALPCLPWLLRHLGAHGEAYDVALSFLWIALPSNLLMALGIGFSGVLRAIGDARRAMFVTLGGGLATAVLDPLFIFGFALGTDGAAWATVLSRVIFAFVGFRGAVKIHDMVGMPSRQALLADMPRTLAIAGPAILTNLSTPIANAVFASIFARFGDGAIAAMAIMDRLVPVAFGVIFALSGAVGPILGQNWGAGRFDRMRRALSDSVIFAVACVCIAWLALLLLRGPIVAVFHASGLTAELVMFFCLISGPMWIFVAILFVANAAFNNLGMPILSTLFSWGRATLGTMPMAWVGAYYAGPKGAMVGTALGAVVFGVVALVFAYRGITRLERQPRGA